From Prevotella sp. oral taxon 299 str. F0039:
CAGAAAGCTTTTCTACTGTTCTAACAGATGGAATAACTAGAGAAATAGGTGTTTGTTGACCATTTTTGATGTCTCTAAAGACCTTAAAAATCATGCCACTGGGTTTGATTTGGTAGCGTCCTGTTCGAATATTCTTATCGTACGATGAGTGTCTGATAAGGGTTTTAAGACCAGCCATACCATGTTCTGTAGCTATTGGCTTAAGCTTTTGATAAACAGAGTCAATATTATCATCTTTGTCAATATACACATATTCTACTTCATCTTTTGCACTAAAAGCAGAGAAAAAGTAATAATATGTAAGTCCAATAAGAACTAATGCGCATACAATAGCAGCCCATCTAAATTTTTTACTCTTTTTGTTTTCCATTTTTTGTGTGAAATAAATTGCGGCAAAGATAACAAAAAGATTAGAAATAAAGGTTTGATTTTATGTTTTTTACTACCTTTGCATTGTTTTCAGAAGAATACAATTTAATAATGAATATATGAAATACAATACTTATATTTTTGATCTTGATGGCACACTTTTAAGTACATTAGAGGATTTAAAGAATAGTTGTAACTTTGCTTTGGTATCGTTTGGACTTCCTGAAAGAACACTAGAAGAAGTGCGACAATTCGTTGGAAATGGTATTGAATTGTTGATGAAACGTGCAGTTCCTAATAATACTGATAATGAATTGTTTACAAAGGTGTTTGAAACTTTTAAGGAACACTATCTTATTCACAATTTAGATACGACAAGACCTTATGATGGTGTACTTGAAATGCTTGATGAATTAAATCGTGCAGGCAAGAATATTGCGGTGGTAAGTAATAAATTTTACGAAGCAACAGTTGAGCTTTGTCGTCATTTCTTTGGTGCTAGAGTGAGGGTTGCAATAGGTGAACGTGCCGATATAAGAAAGAAACCTGCTCCTGATACAGTTGATGAAGCATTTAAGTTGCTTGGTGTTTCACGAGAGAATGCAGTGTATATAGGTGATAGCGATGTAGATTTAGAAACAGCAAGAAATTCTAATTTACCATGTATTTCGGTTCTATGGGGATTTAGAGATAAAGATTTCTTGATTGAACATGGGGGAGATACATTCGTAACAGAACCATCTCAAATTCTTGCTATTTGATAAATTGTCAATGATATGAATTATTTAGACATTACATTTAAGTTGGTTTTAGGCTTACTTGCGCTAATAACAGTTATCAACTTAACAGGAAAAGGTAATCTAGCTCCAACCACAGCGATGGAACAAATACAGAATTATGTACTAGGTGGAATTATCGGTGGTGTCATATATAGTAAGGATTTGCATGTTTATCAGTTTGGAATTGTATTAACAATATGGTTCTTATTGGTGTTTGGATTAAAGCGTTTAAAATCGAAAAACCATTTTCTACAACGCATATTAGATGGAACTCCACGAGTATTAATTGTGAATGGAAATGTGGATGTTGCTGCATGTAATGCCGCAAAGATAACTGCTCAAGAGCTAACTTTTAAGTTAAGAATGCAGAATGTTTTTAATATTACACATGTAAAGCGAGCCGTTTTAGAGCAAAATGGTCAGTTGTTAGTGGTGCTCTCAGGTGAAGAGAATCCACGATTTCCACTGATTACCGATGGAACTATTCAGAAAAATATTCTCGCAGCGATTGATAAAGATGAAGAATGGTTAATAGAAAGAATGGCAGAGCAAGGTTATTCAAGTTCTTCGGAGATATTTCTCGCAGATTACTTAAGTGGAAATGTCGTGATAACTCCTTATCGTTCAGTAGAGAAAGGATAAGCTTCTTTGATAAATCGTGATAGCAAACATTGTCTTGTAGATAAAGGGAATAGAGTGGTTTAAATAAAAAACCATTCTATTTTTTGTTTTATCTCAACTAAAATGTAATATTATATATAATGAGTTTGTTATTTGTTCGATATAGTAAAAGGTTTTTATTATCTTTGCATATCTCGTAGAATCTTTTAAAAGAAGTTGCAAATACGCAAGAGAAATGCTAGTAATGACTTATTATAGAAGTCTAGAAAAAGAATAAAAGAAATAGAATATCTCAAAAATTAAACGCTATTAAAATAAAATATGCTTATAAATTATAAAGGAATAAATATATATCAAGACGACAAATTGGTTCTTGGTAATGTCGATTTTCATATTGATCAAAGCGAATTTGTGTATTTAGTGGGTAAGGTAGGCTCTGGAAAAAGCTCATTATTAAAAACGATTTATTGTGAGCTAGATCTTGATTCTGATAACGAAGATGGAGTTGCTGATGTTTTAGGACGTGACTTAAAGAAGATAAAAAGAAAAGAAATAGCAGGTTTAAGAAGAGATTTTGGTATTATTTTTCAAGACTTTCAATTGCTACACGACTTGACAGTTTATCGTAATTTGCACTTTGTCCTAAAAGCAACGGGCTGGAAAGATAATAAAGAAATAGACGAACGTATTGATGAAGTGTTGACTGATGTGGGATTGTTGGATAAGAAAAACAAGATGCCTCATGAACTTTCTGGAGGTGAACAGCAGCGTATTGCAATAGCTAGAGCATTGCTTAATAAACCCAAAGTGATTATTGCAGATGAGCCAACAGGTAATCTTGACACAGAAACAGCTTTGGATATTGTTGCTCTTTTGAAAGAGATTACTAAGAAAGGAACTGCAGTTATCATGTCAACACATAATATGTTGATTCTTCAAAAATATCCAGGAATAGTGTATAAATGCGAAGACGGACTACTAGCAGATGTGACTTCAGAATACACAAAAGAAGGAACTAAGGAAGAAAAATTCGATTTATAGGTAGATATTAAAACGTATTTAGAATGAAGGTAATGAAGTTTGGTGGTACCTCTGTTGGTTCGCCAGAACGTATAAAAGAAGTTTGTGGTATAATAACAGCAAGTGGCGAGCCCACATTTGTTGTGCTTTCTGCAATGTCGGGCACAACTAATTCGTTGGTTGAGATTGCCGATTATCTTTATAAAAAGAACCCAGAAGGGGCAAATGAGGTGATTAATCATCTTGAAAAAAAATATGATAAGGTTGTAGATGAATTATACTCTACGGATAAAACCAAGAAAGATATAAAAGAATTCTTAAGTAAAGAGTTTGTTTTTTTGCGTTCTTTTACGAAAGAATTATTTACAAGTTTTGAAGAAAAGACCATTGTTGCGCAAGGAGAAATTATGAGTACAACAATGGTTGAAGCCTATTTGCAAGAGCAAGGCATTAAGTCTGTATTGTTATCTGCTTTGGACTTTATGAGAACTGATAAAAACTCAGAACCTAATCTGCATGATATTACCCTTTTATTGTCTAATATTACGAAAGAAAAAACAGGTTATCAAATATACCTAACGCAAGGATTCATTTGTAGAAATGCTTATGGAGAGATTGATAATCTTCAGCGTGGAGGCTCTGATTATACTGCATCTTTAATTGGAGCGGCTATAAATTCTGAGGAAGTACAAATATGGACGGATATTGATGGCTTGCATAATAATGATCCAAGAGTGGTTGAAAAGACCGAAGCTGTTCGTCAGTTACATTTTGAAGAAGCTGCAGAATTAGCTTACTTTGGTGCGAAAATATTGCATCCAACATGCATTCAGCCTGCTAAATATGCCAATATTCCAGTTCGTTTGAAATATACCATGGACCCAGATGCAGAAGGAACAATTATCAACGGCATAAAGACGCAGGGTAAAATAAAGGCAATTGCAGCCAAAGATAACATTACAGCAATTAAGATTAAGTCGAGTAGAATGCTTTTTGCAGCAGGCTTTTTGCGTAAAGTATTTGAGATATTTGAAAGCTATCACACTCCAGTTGACATGATTGCAACAAGCGAAGTGAGCGTATCTATGAGCATCGAAGATAAATCTCATTTAGCAGATATATTATCAGAGCTAAAGAAATATGGTACAGTTACTACCGAAAGCGAGATGAGTATTGTTTGTGTTGTTGGCGACTTAGATTGGAATAACACAGGATTTGTTGCAAAGGTGACTGAAGCTTTGAAAGATATTCCTGTGAGAATGATATCTTATGGAGGTTCAAACTATAACGTTTCGTTCCTCATTAAGCAAAGTGATAAGAAAGAAGCATTGCAAAGTTTGAGTACAGCTCTATTTTATTCATAATATAAAAATGTATAATTAGTTTCGTCTTCTCTTTATTGATATTAGATGATGGATGTAACACAGTTAGTAGATATCGATATTTTTACACTCATTTTGTGTGGCGTTGTTTTAGTAATAACGTTGATGTCGATTTTTCTTAATCCTCTATTTAGGTTTAGAACAAAAGCTTTCTCCTCTGAAGAAACACAAGAATCAGAGAGTGAAGAGATAGACAATCCTATTTCTATTGTATTGCCTATTAATGAGAATAATGAAGAGTTGAGAGTTCTAATTCCTGTAATACTATCGCAAGAATATACTTCAGAATTTCAATTGATTATCGTAATTAATAAAGGTGATCATGAAACAAAGGATATTCTTGAACAATATGAAAAAGATAAGCGTCTTTATGTCACTTTTGTTCCTACAACATCACGTTATATGAGTAGACAAAAGATGTCTATAACGCTTGGGGTTAAGGCTGCAAAATATCAGCACATTTTGCTTATTGGTGCCAATACTATAATCGAAAAGAATAGTTGGCTTCAAGCAATAGGACATAGTTTTAAGAAAGAAAGCAATCTTTTTGTAG
This genomic window contains:
- a CDS encoding HAD family hydrolase; translation: MKYNTYIFDLDGTLLSTLEDLKNSCNFALVSFGLPERTLEEVRQFVGNGIELLMKRAVPNNTDNELFTKVFETFKEHYLIHNLDTTRPYDGVLEMLDELNRAGKNIAVVSNKFYEATVELCRHFFGARVRVAIGERADIRKKPAPDTVDEAFKLLGVSRENAVYIGDSDVDLETARNSNLPCISVLWGFRDKDFLIEHGGDTFVTEPSQILAI
- a CDS encoding DUF421 domain-containing protein — its product is MNYLDITFKLVLGLLALITVINLTGKGNLAPTTAMEQIQNYVLGGIIGGVIYSKDLHVYQFGIVLTIWFLLVFGLKRLKSKNHFLQRILDGTPRVLIVNGNVDVAACNAAKITAQELTFKLRMQNVFNITHVKRAVLEQNGQLLVVLSGEENPRFPLITDGTIQKNILAAIDKDEEWLIERMAEQGYSSSSEIFLADYLSGNVVITPYRSVEKG
- a CDS encoding cell division ATP-binding protein FtsE, coding for MLINYKGINIYQDDKLVLGNVDFHIDQSEFVYLVGKVGSGKSSLLKTIYCELDLDSDNEDGVADVLGRDLKKIKRKEIAGLRRDFGIIFQDFQLLHDLTVYRNLHFVLKATGWKDNKEIDERIDEVLTDVGLLDKKNKMPHELSGGEQQRIAIARALLNKPKVIIADEPTGNLDTETALDIVALLKEITKKGTAVIMSTHNMLILQKYPGIVYKCEDGLLADVTSEYTKEGTKEEKFDL
- a CDS encoding aspartate kinase; the protein is MKVMKFGGTSVGSPERIKEVCGIITASGEPTFVVLSAMSGTTNSLVEIADYLYKKNPEGANEVINHLEKKYDKVVDELYSTDKTKKDIKEFLSKEFVFLRSFTKELFTSFEEKTIVAQGEIMSTTMVEAYLQEQGIKSVLLSALDFMRTDKNSEPNLHDITLLLSNITKEKTGYQIYLTQGFICRNAYGEIDNLQRGGSDYTASLIGAAINSEEVQIWTDIDGLHNNDPRVVEKTEAVRQLHFEEAAELAYFGAKILHPTCIQPAKYANIPVRLKYTMDPDAEGTIINGIKTQGKIKAIAAKDNITAIKIKSSRMLFAAGFLRKVFEIFESYHTPVDMIATSEVSVSMSIEDKSHLADILSELKKYGTVTTESEMSIVCVVGDLDWNNTGFVAKVTEALKDIPVRMISYGGSNYNVSFLIKQSDKKEALQSLSTALFYS